A window from Vulcanimicrobium alpinum encodes these proteins:
- a CDS encoding pentapeptide repeat-containing protein — MLEAVVDVALRAIAAGIVLGAVLALGVFVATRVLALTATTRHALWTTALVATALMPLAGVGVSAMRAQPHAETRLAMPASVLASVAEATAPFPAIPEPPVAHRAGSASSAPSVGWTPKLSRDVALALVAVWLIGALVGIGGLFASVLRVRGLKKRSSPLDGTLADELPWLTEATAGREIYLRLSYETETPVAIGFGRPVILIPTELATADGLSAIEPLVLHEHAHLRRYDDWTNLVQRTIERLFWFNPLVWLIGRRIALEREIASDDAVVEKTGATHEYATSLWPLAREMRMPEHAVVAPGALLTRKQISVRIEQLLDKNRTRLHCSPAAALGAAAAGIAAVALVATSAPALEVPAPPSTTVAGASETAGAHHEAVRLIVHAAAPAHAATPPRVHRSAASAAAPTTQTRVIYRIVDTPALLPFPRLPRIAETAAPSAAPLAPAKPIAPEAPIAPPAFVPSSLAHIDGGVDIPLAKIVKQSLAAAQASIAAEGLANRRAHRSLGGEKPTRELIASCVGCSLRGADLRGMDLHDLTLTGYDLRGADLSGANLAGAHLLGTSLTDANLQGADLRGAVLTGVSLSGANLDGAHLENVKLVGVSLRTAGLRGTQLRDAIATCSGCDFTRMDLRGQDLHGIALSGANFNGADLRDANLSGVRFSGADLSGANLSGADLTGAVFVGCDINGVNLSGAKTAGFTMRGSSLER, encoded by the coding sequence ATGCTCGAGGCGGTCGTCGACGTCGCCCTTCGCGCGATCGCTGCCGGCATCGTTCTGGGAGCGGTGCTCGCGCTCGGCGTCTTCGTTGCAACGCGCGTTCTCGCGCTGACGGCGACCACCCGCCACGCGCTGTGGACGACCGCGCTCGTTGCGACGGCGCTGATGCCGCTCGCGGGCGTCGGCGTCAGCGCGATGCGCGCGCAGCCGCACGCCGAGACGCGTCTCGCGATGCCCGCCTCGGTGCTCGCGAGCGTCGCCGAGGCGACGGCGCCGTTCCCCGCAATCCCCGAACCGCCCGTCGCGCACCGCGCCGGATCCGCTTCGTCCGCACCTTCCGTCGGCTGGACGCCGAAACTCTCACGCGACGTTGCGCTGGCGCTCGTCGCCGTGTGGCTGATCGGCGCGCTCGTCGGGATCGGCGGTCTGTTCGCGAGCGTCCTGCGCGTGCGCGGGCTGAAGAAACGCTCGAGCCCGCTCGACGGCACGCTCGCCGACGAGTTGCCGTGGCTCACCGAGGCGACCGCCGGACGCGAGATCTATCTGCGGCTCTCGTACGAGACCGAAACGCCCGTGGCGATCGGATTCGGCCGTCCCGTCATCCTGATCCCGACCGAACTGGCGACTGCCGACGGTCTCTCCGCGATCGAGCCGCTCGTGCTGCACGAACACGCGCACCTGCGCCGCTACGACGACTGGACGAACCTCGTCCAGCGCACGATCGAGCGGCTGTTCTGGTTCAATCCGCTCGTGTGGCTGATCGGCCGCCGCATCGCGCTCGAGCGCGAGATCGCGTCCGACGACGCGGTCGTCGAAAAGACCGGCGCGACGCACGAATACGCGACCTCGCTGTGGCCTCTCGCGCGCGAGATGCGGATGCCGGAACACGCGGTCGTCGCGCCGGGTGCGCTGCTAACGCGCAAGCAGATCAGCGTCCGCATCGAGCAGCTGCTCGACAAGAATCGTACGCGCCTGCACTGCTCGCCGGCCGCCGCGCTCGGCGCGGCCGCGGCCGGGATCGCCGCGGTCGCGCTCGTCGCGACGAGCGCGCCGGCGCTCGAAGTGCCGGCTCCCCCTTCGACGACGGTCGCGGGGGCGTCCGAGACCGCCGGCGCGCACCACGAAGCCGTGCGCCTGATCGTGCACGCCGCCGCCCCGGCGCACGCGGCGACGCCTCCGCGCGTGCATCGATCCGCAGCATCCGCGGCCGCTCCGACGACGCAGACGCGGGTGATCTACCGTATCGTCGATACGCCGGCGCTGCTCCCGTTCCCGCGTCTGCCCCGAATCGCAGAGACGGCTGCTCCGTCGGCGGCGCCGCTCGCGCCCGCGAAGCCGATCGCTCCAGAGGCGCCGATCGCCCCGCCTGCGTTCGTTCCGTCGTCGCTCGCGCACATCGACGGTGGCGTCGACATCCCGCTCGCAAAGATCGTCAAACAGTCGCTCGCCGCAGCGCAGGCGTCGATCGCCGCCGAAGGGCTCGCGAACCGGCGTGCGCACCGCTCGCTGGGCGGCGAGAAGCCGACGCGCGAGCTGATCGCATCGTGCGTGGGCTGTTCGTTGCGCGGCGCCGACCTGCGCGGGATGGATCTGCACGATCTGACGCTGACCGGCTACGATCTGCGCGGCGCCGATCTCTCGGGCGCGAACCTTGCCGGCGCGCACCTGCTCGGCACGTCGCTGACCGACGCGAACCTGCAAGGCGCAGATCTGCGCGGTGCGGTGCTCACCGGCGTCTCGCTGAGCGGCGCCAACCTCGACGGCGCGCACCTCGAGAACGTGAAGCTGGTCGGCGTCTCGCTGCGAACGGCCGGACTGCGCGGCACGCAATTGCGGGACGCGATCGCGACGTGTTCCGGCTGCGACTTCACGCGAATGGACTTGCGCGGTCAGGACCTGCACGGGATCGCGCTGAGCGGTGCGAATTTCAACGGCGCCGATCTGCGCGACGCGAACCTCAGCGGCGTCCGCTTCAGCGGCGCCGATTTGTCGGGGGCGAATCTGAGCGGCGCCGATCTCACCGGCGCAGTGTTCGTCGGCTGCGACATAAATGGCGTCAACCTCAGCGGCGCAAAGACCGCGGGGTTCACGATGCGCGGGAGTTCGCTCGAGCGATGA
- a CDS encoding BlaI/MecI/CopY family transcriptional regulator, with translation MPRKKSPTLTEAEYRLMQVLWDRGESSVADVVDAIGDPPLAYNTVLTTMRILEQKGYVRHKAAGRAFIYRAVVARDEAQRSVVQHVLSRFFDGSPRELVLNLLESEAVDDSELARLRELLDRAKDK, from the coding sequence ATGCCCCGCAAGAAGTCGCCGACCTTAACGGAGGCCGAGTACCGGCTCATGCAGGTCCTGTGGGACCGCGGTGAGTCGAGCGTCGCCGACGTGGTCGACGCGATCGGCGATCCCCCGCTCGCGTACAACACGGTGCTCACGACGATGCGCATCCTGGAACAAAAAGGCTACGTCCGTCACAAGGCGGCCGGGCGCGCGTTCATCTACCGCGCGGTCGTCGCGCGCGACGAGGCGCAGCGCAGCGTCGTCCAGCACGTGCTCTCACGCTTTTTCGACGGATCGCCGCGCGAATTGGTGCTGAACCTGCTCGAATCCGAAGCGGTCGACGACAGCGAACTCGCGCGTCTGCGCGAACTGTTGGACCGCGCCAAGGACAAATAA
- a CDS encoding YciI family protein, with the protein MQYMLLIYADPKLESNEPYDAWFTYTEEMRKAGAFVSGEPLHGGETATTLRLRDGKRLVTDGPFAETKELLIGYYIIEVPDLDAALDWAAKMPDAKQNVLEIRPVMSVPVG; encoded by the coding sequence ATGCAGTACATGCTGCTAATCTATGCCGATCCGAAACTCGAGTCGAACGAGCCCTACGATGCCTGGTTCACCTACACCGAGGAGATGCGCAAGGCCGGAGCATTCGTCTCCGGGGAACCGTTGCACGGCGGCGAGACCGCGACGACCCTGCGGCTTCGCGATGGGAAGCGTCTCGTCACCGACGGCCCATTCGCCGAGACGAAAGAGCTGCTGATCGGCTACTACATCATCGAGGTGCCGGATCTCGACGCCGCGCTCGATTGGGCCGCGAAGATGCCCGACGCGAAGCAGAACGTCCTCGAAATCCGGCCGGTCATGTCGGTCCCGGTCGGCTGA
- a CDS encoding helix-turn-helix transcriptional regulator: protein MPKSGEMAEERAEPKVVLLVRLLSAIDEGRFSFEELKDQIGEEKAPSTRTLRRYLSVLSDAGFPWFFDRASGTYRFAEGYSLRRLNLSQRELLGLVTLKRLGSSLGGTFATAIEETTQKLLRSSDRRTEVSVETTSLAIRFGDVAMDDHVERVFEQLQAAERDRRRVGFGYTDKNGARTQRRVDPYGFIVSSGRIYLVGYDHNRTDMRVFAVDNVSDVAITPQTFERPADFNLEAYGANSVSGVRDAGTLGAVTVRFSPVVAKAAAARRIARDQQAARREDGSVEITYRVVDPLEIVRFSLGWGAEAEVVAPPEARAAAAELVRAVAARYG, encoded by the coding sequence ATGCCGAAGAGCGGCGAGATGGCGGAAGAGCGCGCGGAGCCCAAGGTCGTCCTGCTCGTCCGCCTTCTCAGCGCGATCGACGAAGGGCGCTTCAGCTTCGAAGAGCTGAAGGACCAGATCGGCGAGGAGAAGGCGCCCAGCACGCGTACCCTGCGCCGCTACCTCTCGGTGCTCTCGGATGCAGGCTTTCCGTGGTTCTTCGACCGCGCGAGCGGGACGTACCGGTTCGCCGAGGGCTACAGCCTGCGCCGGCTCAACCTCTCGCAGCGCGAGCTGCTGGGGCTGGTCACGCTCAAGCGCCTCGGGTCGTCGCTGGGCGGGACGTTTGCAACCGCGATCGAGGAAACGACCCAGAAACTGCTTCGCTCGAGCGACCGGCGCACCGAAGTTTCGGTCGAGACGACGTCGCTGGCGATCCGCTTCGGCGACGTTGCGATGGACGACCACGTCGAGCGCGTCTTCGAACAGCTGCAGGCTGCCGAGCGCGACCGGCGGCGCGTCGGGTTCGGCTACACCGACAAGAACGGCGCGCGCACCCAGCGCCGCGTCGATCCGTACGGCTTCATCGTTTCGTCGGGGCGCATCTACCTCGTCGGCTACGACCACAACCGTACAGATATGCGCGTCTTCGCAGTCGACAACGTCTCCGACGTTGCGATAACGCCGCAGACCTTCGAGCGGCCCGCCGATTTCAACCTCGAGGCGTACGGCGCGAACTCCGTCAGCGGCGTGCGCGACGCCGGCACGCTCGGCGCAGTGACGGTGCGGTTTTCGCCGGTGGTCGCCAAGGCCGCCGCGGCCCGGCGCATCGCACGCGATCAGCAGGCTGCCCGTCGCGAAGACGGCTCCGTCGAGATCACCTACCGGGTCGTCGATCCGCTCGAGATCGTTCGCTTCTCGCTGGGCTGGGGCGCCGAGGCCGAGGTGGTCGCCCCGCCGGAGGCGCGGGCCGCCGCGGCCGAGCTCGTGCGCGCCGTCGCCGCGCGCTACGGCTGA
- a CDS encoding pentapeptide repeat-containing protein, whose amino-acid sequence MVRTLLCAAALTTLLLGAVPARADDDLTRRLIDQCVGCTFPKDLRGRDLHDLRFVGSDLRDVDFSNAKLSGARFVGADLAGARFDGADLRNARFEGVRFRRTSFARAKIDGVRMTGVDLSGTAIVGTDPHAFDVRGRGWARMGDRDGAELGAIPPLPVLPPIPDVGPQVERALREAERSMRRLQIEGGPCTRVWIRGVPPIPPRRAAPPAPPAPSTVPSPPAMPAPGSSRAS is encoded by the coding sequence ATGGTACGCACCCTGCTCTGCGCGGCCGCGTTGACGACCCTCCTGCTCGGCGCCGTCCCCGCGCGCGCCGACGATGACCTCACCCGCCGGTTGATCGATCAATGCGTCGGCTGCACGTTCCCCAAGGATCTGCGCGGCCGCGATCTGCACGATCTGCGCTTCGTCGGCAGCGATCTGCGCGACGTCGATTTTTCGAACGCCAAACTGAGCGGCGCGCGCTTCGTCGGCGCCGACCTCGCCGGCGCGAGATTCGACGGCGCAGACCTGCGGAACGCGCGCTTCGAAGGCGTGCGCTTTCGCCGCACGTCGTTCGCGCGCGCCAAGATCGACGGCGTCCGGATGACCGGCGTCGACCTCTCCGGCACGGCGATCGTCGGCACCGATCCGCACGCATTCGACGTGCGCGGCCGGGGGTGGGCCCGCATGGGCGACCGCGACGGCGCGGAGCTCGGCGCGATCCCACCGCTCCCGGTGCTGCCGCCGATCCCGGACGTCGGCCCGCAAGTCGAACGCGCGCTGCGCGAGGCGGAGCGCAGCATGCGCCGCCTGCAGATCGAGGGCGGTCCGTGCACGCGAGTGTGGATCCGCGGCGTCCCGCCGATCCCGCCGCGCCGCGCCGCTCCGCCGGCACCGCCCGCGCCGTCCACCGTTCCGTCGCCGCCGGCGATGCCGGCGCCGGGGTCGTCGCGCGCGTCCTAG
- a CDS encoding SNF2-related protein, protein MTPYALWRSRLPAQIGTWFARDLTRNALALVDGGRVSLRSVEPARIESAVKDRAPVQTVVEWSSGTGPQALRPMCTCGATGVCEHVVATLEVVRTAEDHALPPVSADTAEPDLSWLPDGEFDGARTRARAVWPVITVATGGAIGGALYLDTPRLRGVIRDADAILAMMDQTPSDDWDDVDRSLLRDEAVQEAFGARASTKALARAMFRLARHPRLRIDDAPAENRHPAELPPFAVETRGVRLRARRMGSAFAPVLETPDGSRVSPADALVLDGPPVWMIAERTAFLLDGGFDARKVIAAARAVPSTNGETHGTPSMRAIAKAAPFLPADERAALGVVDAQLPGMVIRAAWRDGALLTRLGFVDRATGAYVAYNPLGAVTASDGRFVRFPPDVARGFSRRFLDAGFVPRGSDGFALHDADRAAEVVRDLWPGWDDAEVRLDDSLLALTNGGNVDVSVQATATESGDWFDLDVSVFVGGGEPLTRDELRALLGGKGRFAEVRGQLVDVGDLRSRQNLLSELNDRRRTGLASLVAMRDELHEAFGDVALPDEVERIRERLRNFEGIEEVSPPDALVLPLRDYQRRGLDFLAYLSSFRFGGILADDMGTGKSLPVSMLVLTPTGWRRFGDLCVGDEVMGRDGMPHRVVGVYPQGVLPAYLVMFGDGTSLPCSDDHLWAVNSAVRKKRGRPDRVLTTREIREHLHDAAGNARHYIPVAAPMHFALHEPLPIDPYLLGCLLGDGGLSGRQLRFTIADAESRAAVNTLLPTGTELVPLQRYDYAIRSTHGANPVAASLNDLGVLGLTSSRKFVPTAYKFASISDRLAMLQGLMDTDGTVDHRTGCAEFTTTSDQLATDVEFLVRSLGGVARRTYKAAPKYVYKGENRIGKPAYRVGIELPPEYVPFRLERKLARFEPRTKYQPVRAIVDVVPDGECEMQCIAVDAPDQLYVMWDFIVTHNTSQLIAHVAKRKQDEGESPILVIAPTSVTHTWENEIKKFAPSLRTLRLQSGSDRAAKYETIHDFDVIITSYALARLDAHHLERFRFRTLVLDEAQNAKNPSSQIAKVVRGLQADHRLALTGTPVENSLRDLWAIFGFVEPGLLGSETSFRRRFENPIADGDERAAAALRSRLEPFVLRRTKEDVARELPERTEAVIECELSPLQRRLYRGIAEAARRDVLAKIDDEGTEAATVHVLAALTRLRQVCAHPGLLVPEYLEEPEASGKFDAFLETIDEILDGGHKVLVFSAFASMLKIMRTSLDKRDVAYGYLDGSTKDRDRQAEVERFMSDGGPPVFLCSLKAGGVGLTLTAADYVVLYDPWWNPAVERQAIDRTHRIGQVRPVTAYRMVTAGSVEEKIRALAERKAALSKAVVKADSAVAKTLTREDLAFLFSDPE, encoded by the coding sequence TTGACCCCGTACGCTCTGTGGCGATCGCGCCTGCCGGCGCAGATCGGCACGTGGTTTGCCCGCGATCTCACCCGCAACGCGCTCGCCCTCGTCGACGGGGGGCGCGTCTCGTTGCGATCCGTCGAACCGGCGCGCATCGAATCGGCGGTGAAGGACCGTGCGCCGGTGCAGACCGTCGTGGAGTGGTCGTCGGGGACCGGCCCGCAGGCGCTGCGGCCGATGTGCACGTGCGGCGCGACGGGCGTCTGCGAGCACGTCGTAGCGACGCTCGAAGTCGTCCGCACCGCCGAGGATCATGCGCTCCCGCCGGTGAGTGCCGATACGGCGGAGCCGGATCTCTCGTGGCTCCCCGACGGTGAGTTTGACGGCGCGCGGACGCGCGCGCGCGCCGTCTGGCCGGTGATCACCGTTGCGACCGGCGGCGCGATCGGCGGCGCGCTCTATCTCGACACGCCGCGGCTGCGCGGCGTGATCCGCGACGCCGACGCGATCCTGGCGATGATGGATCAGACGCCCTCCGACGACTGGGACGACGTCGATCGCTCGCTGCTGCGGGATGAAGCGGTGCAGGAAGCGTTCGGCGCCCGCGCCTCGACGAAGGCGCTGGCGCGCGCGATGTTCCGGCTCGCGCGTCATCCGCGGCTGAGGATCGACGATGCGCCCGCCGAAAATCGGCATCCCGCGGAACTGCCGCCGTTCGCGGTGGAGACGCGCGGCGTGCGCCTGCGCGCGAGACGGATGGGCTCGGCCTTCGCGCCGGTCCTCGAGACGCCCGACGGTTCACGCGTCTCGCCGGCGGATGCGCTCGTCCTCGACGGGCCGCCGGTCTGGATGATCGCCGAACGCACCGCGTTTCTGCTCGACGGCGGATTCGACGCGCGCAAGGTGATCGCAGCGGCACGCGCGGTGCCGTCGACCAACGGCGAGACGCACGGCACGCCGTCGATGCGCGCAATCGCGAAGGCGGCGCCGTTCCTGCCGGCCGACGAACGCGCGGCGCTCGGCGTCGTCGACGCGCAGCTTCCGGGGATGGTGATTCGCGCCGCGTGGCGCGACGGCGCACTGCTGACGCGCCTCGGGTTCGTCGATCGCGCGACCGGCGCGTACGTCGCCTACAACCCGCTCGGCGCGGTGACCGCGAGCGACGGGCGGTTCGTACGGTTCCCGCCCGATGTCGCCCGCGGTTTCTCGCGCCGCTTCCTCGATGCCGGCTTCGTGCCGCGCGGGAGCGACGGATTCGCGCTGCACGACGCGGATCGTGCTGCCGAGGTGGTGCGCGACCTGTGGCCCGGATGGGACGACGCCGAGGTGCGGCTCGACGATTCGCTGCTCGCGCTCACCAACGGCGGCAACGTCGACGTTTCGGTGCAGGCGACCGCGACCGAGAGCGGCGACTGGTTCGATCTCGACGTCTCGGTGTTCGTCGGCGGCGGCGAGCCGCTCACCCGCGACGAACTGCGCGCGCTGCTCGGCGGAAAGGGACGCTTCGCGGAAGTGCGCGGACAGCTCGTCGACGTCGGCGATCTGCGCTCGCGGCAGAATCTGCTTTCGGAACTGAACGATCGGCGGCGCACGGGACTCGCCTCGCTCGTCGCGATGCGCGACGAACTGCACGAAGCGTTCGGCGACGTAGCGCTGCCGGACGAAGTCGAGCGGATTCGCGAGCGCCTGCGCAACTTCGAGGGGATCGAAGAAGTGTCGCCTCCGGACGCGCTCGTGCTGCCGCTGCGCGACTACCAGCGTCGCGGCTTGGATTTCCTCGCGTACCTCTCGTCGTTCCGTTTCGGCGGCATTCTCGCAGACGATATGGGTACTGGAAAGAGTCTTCCCGTTTCGATGCTGGTGCTGACGCCGACCGGATGGCGCCGTTTCGGCGATCTTTGCGTCGGCGACGAAGTCATGGGGCGCGACGGGATGCCGCATCGTGTGGTAGGCGTCTATCCGCAGGGTGTACTGCCTGCGTATCTTGTAATGTTCGGCGACGGTACGTCGTTGCCTTGCTCCGACGATCATCTGTGGGCGGTGAATTCGGCCGTTCGCAAGAAACGCGGGCGTCCTGATCGCGTGCTGACGACGCGCGAGATTCGCGAACATCTGCACGATGCGGCGGGAAATGCGCGACACTACATTCCCGTCGCAGCTCCAATGCATTTTGCGCTGCACGAACCGCTCCCGATCGATCCCTATCTTTTGGGATGCTTACTCGGAGACGGCGGACTTTCCGGACGGCAGCTCCGCTTCACGATCGCGGATGCGGAAAGTCGCGCCGCGGTGAATACGCTGCTGCCGACGGGCACCGAGTTGGTGCCGCTGCAACGCTACGATTATGCGATTCGATCGACACATGGTGCGAATCCGGTCGCTGCATCGCTGAACGATCTCGGCGTGCTTGGGCTGACGTCTTCGCGGAAGTTTGTGCCGACCGCTTACAAGTTCGCGTCGATCTCCGATCGCCTCGCGATGCTGCAAGGCTTGATGGACACGGACGGCACGGTCGATCATCGGACCGGGTGTGCGGAGTTTACGACGACGTCCGATCAACTCGCGACCGACGTCGAGTTCCTGGTGCGCTCGCTGGGCGGCGTTGCTCGGCGCACATACAAAGCTGCGCCGAAGTACGTGTACAAGGGCGAAAACCGGATCGGCAAGCCGGCGTATCGCGTGGGCATCGAGCTTCCGCCGGAGTACGTCCCGTTCCGGCTCGAGCGCAAGCTCGCGCGCTTCGAGCCGCGCACGAAATATCAGCCGGTGCGCGCGATCGTGGATGTGGTTCCGGACGGCGAGTGCGAGATGCAGTGCATCGCGGTCGACGCGCCCGATCAGTTGTACGTGATGTGGGACTTCATCGTCACCCACAACACCTCGCAGTTGATCGCGCACGTCGCGAAGCGCAAACAAGACGAGGGCGAGTCGCCGATCCTGGTGATCGCGCCGACCTCGGTCACGCACACGTGGGAGAACGAGATCAAGAAGTTCGCCCCGAGCTTGCGCACCTTGCGCCTGCAGTCCGGGAGCGACCGCGCCGCGAAATATGAGACGATCCACGACTTCGACGTCATCATCACGTCGTACGCATTGGCGCGGCTCGACGCGCACCACCTCGAACGGTTCCGCTTCCGCACGCTCGTCCTCGACGAGGCGCAGAACGCGAAGAACCCGTCCTCGCAGATCGCGAAGGTCGTGCGCGGGCTGCAGGCCGATCACCGTCTGGCTCTTACCGGGACGCCGGTGGAAAACTCGCTGCGCGATCTGTGGGCGATCTTCGGCTTCGTCGAGCCAGGGCTGCTTGGGTCCGAGACGTCGTTCCGGCGGCGGTTCGAGAACCCGATCGCCGACGGCGACGAGCGTGCCGCCGCGGCGCTGCGCTCTCGGCTCGAACCGTTCGTGCTGCGCCGCACGAAAGAAGACGTTGCGCGCGAACTGCCCGAACGCACGGAGGCGGTGATCGAGTGCGAGCTGAGTCCGCTGCAGCGGCGCCTCTACCGCGGGATCGCCGAGGCCGCGCGCCGCGACGTGCTGGCAAAGATCGACGACGAGGGGACGGAAGCGGCGACGGTGCACGTTCTCGCGGCGCTCACGCGCCTGCGTCAAGTCTGCGCGCACCCGGGGCTGCTCGTGCCGGAGTATCTCGAGGAGCCGGAGGCGAGCGGGAAGTTCGACGCGTTCCTGGAGACGATCGACGAGATCCTCGACGGCGGCCACAAGGTGCTCGTGTTCAGCGCCTTCGCGTCGATGCTCAAGATCATGCGCACGTCGCTCGACAAGCGCGACGTGGCGTACGGCTACCTCGACGGATCGACGAAGGACCGCGACCGGCAAGCCGAGGTCGAGCGTTTCATGAGCGACGGCGGGCCGCCGGTGTTCCTCTGTTCGCTCAAGGCGGGCGGCGTCGGGCTCACGCTGACCGCGGCCGACTATGTGGTGCTCTACGATCCGTGGTGGAATCCCGCGGTCGAACGCCAGGCGATCGACCGCACGCATCGCATCGGACAGGTGCGTCCGGTGACGGCGTACCGGATGGTCACCGCCGGATCGGTCGAGGAGAAGATCCGCGCGCTCGCCGAGCGCAAAGCGGCGCTGTCGAAGGCCGTCGTTAAAGCCGACAGCGCCGTCGCGAAGACGCTCACGCGCGAAGACCTGGCCTTCCTCTTCAGCGATCCCGAATAG
- a CDS encoding ABC transporter substrate-binding protein gives MDETRPEPSVDRKEFLRRSGALGIAGAAALGFPLLETRAAGASPLLPPRDVIAAGGGATIKIGHVDGFSGVYAAASASQQLGIEVAVAEAMKKNSRIKYEIIKGDDSNKPDVGTTEAKRLITQEKVDVLTGCLSSGVGLAVSATAQQNNTFFLALGTHDTNITGSKAHRVTFRQTCSNAMLANAVAPELVKHGKKWYFLVADYAFGNDAHERLKKILLAQGGAEVGADLHPLGQTDYSSYLTKARNTDANVLVFCNYGPDTQNSVKAAVQLGLNKKMTFGGILSGNDVAVGLPVDEIVGSIWGYVWGPEAGGSAARVYAALKARSKDVDWRQYLGYMAGQNIVNRLNAAGSTDTEKLIAAFENYHYDAAKAGNGYFRKCDHQAVQGTYAGMIVPKAKRRSENEYFTIASRVGGDFAAETCANPDSEAAAKIIGSEKVGAREGYTVVSLK, from the coding sequence ATGGACGAAACACGCCCGGAGCCTTCTGTCGATCGTAAAGAATTTCTGCGCCGGTCCGGCGCTCTCGGGATCGCCGGCGCGGCCGCCCTCGGCTTTCCGCTCCTCGAGACGCGCGCGGCCGGCGCGTCGCCGCTGCTCCCGCCGCGCGACGTGATCGCCGCGGGCGGCGGCGCGACGATTAAAATCGGTCACGTCGACGGCTTCTCGGGCGTGTATGCCGCCGCGTCGGCCTCGCAGCAGCTGGGCATCGAAGTCGCCGTCGCCGAGGCGATGAAAAAGAACAGCCGCATCAAGTACGAGATCATCAAAGGCGACGACAGCAACAAGCCCGACGTCGGCACGACGGAAGCAAAACGCCTCATCACGCAGGAGAAGGTCGACGTCCTCACCGGCTGCCTGAGCTCGGGCGTCGGTCTCGCGGTCTCGGCGACGGCGCAGCAGAACAATACGTTCTTCCTCGCGCTCGGCACGCACGACACCAACATCACCGGTTCGAAGGCGCATCGCGTCACGTTCCGGCAAACCTGCTCCAACGCGATGCTCGCCAACGCCGTCGCGCCCGAGCTCGTCAAGCACGGCAAGAAGTGGTACTTTCTCGTCGCCGACTACGCGTTCGGCAACGACGCGCACGAGCGTCTGAAAAAGATCCTCTTAGCGCAAGGCGGCGCGGAGGTGGGGGCTGACCTCCATCCGCTCGGCCAGACCGATTACTCGTCGTATCTCACCAAGGCGCGCAACACCGACGCCAACGTGCTGGTCTTCTGCAACTACGGACCGGATACGCAAAACTCCGTCAAGGCCGCCGTGCAGCTCGGTCTCAACAAGAAGATGACGTTCGGCGGAATTCTCTCCGGCAACGACGTCGCCGTCGGGCTCCCGGTCGACGAAATCGTCGGATCGATCTGGGGCTACGTCTGGGGACCGGAAGCCGGCGGCAGCGCAGCCCGCGTCTACGCGGCGCTCAAAGCGAGGTCGAAGGACGTCGACTGGCGCCAGTATCTGGGCTACATGGCCGGGCAGAACATCGTCAACCGGCTCAACGCTGCCGGCTCGACCGACACCGAGAAGCTCATCGCCGCGTTCGAGAACTACCACTACGATGCGGCCAAGGCGGGCAACGGATACTTCCGCAAGTGCGACCATCAGGCCGTGCAGGGGACGTACGCCGGGATGATCGTGCCCAAAGCGAAGCGCCGCAGCGAGAACGAGTACTTCACGATCGCCTCGCGCGTCGGCGGAGACTTCGCCGCGGAGACCTGCGCCAATCCCGATAGCGAAGCCGCCGCGAAGATCATCGGTTCCGAGAAGGTCGGGGCGCGCGAAGGCTATACGGTCGTCTCGCTCAAGTAA
- a CDS encoding pentapeptide repeat-containing protein, with translation MLRVGCTLPRDLHGRDLHGLRFTGTDLRDVDFRRSNVNGATFTGADLEGTRFDDADLRNARFVGVRLRGTSFAHAAVDGIRFVGASVAQADMRTETGRAVLRDCTGCAFHDLDLTNADLHASRLVGANLRDAKLAGTNLREARLVGANAAGSDLSRADLRGANLLSTNLRDARLSGVVIGDAILCGENTAAWDGGEAERRTVCTDLRGVDLHGLDLRSARFCTHDRGEASATCRTVTRQELTGDAHADLTGALAPA, from the coding sequence GTGCTGCGCGTCGGGTGTACGCTGCCGCGCGATCTGCACGGGCGCGATCTGCACGGCCTGCGCTTCACCGGCACCGACTTGCGCGACGTCGATTTCCGCCGCAGCAACGTGAATGGCGCGACGTTCACCGGCGCCGATCTCGAGGGGACGCGCTTCGACGACGCGGACCTTCGCAACGCACGTTTCGTCGGCGTCCGCCTGCGCGGCACGTCGTTCGCGCACGCGGCGGTCGACGGGATACGGTTCGTCGGCGCGAGCGTCGCGCAGGCCGACATGCGCACCGAGACCGGGCGCGCGGTCCTGCGCGACTGCACCGGCTGCGCGTTTCACGACCTCGACCTGACGAACGCCGATCTGCACGCAAGCCGGCTGGTCGGCGCGAACCTGCGCGACGCGAAGCTTGCGGGCACGAACCTGCGCGAGGCACGGCTGGTCGGCGCGAACGCCGCCGGCAGCGACCTCTCGCGCGCCGACCTGCGCGGCGCGAACCTGCTGAGCACAAACCTCCGGGACGCTCGCCTGTCTGGCGTCGTCATCGGCGACGCGATCCTCTGCGGCGAGAATACCGCCGCCTGGGACGGCGGCGAAGCCGAACGCCGTACCGTGTGCACCGACCTGCGCGGCGTCGACCTCCACGGTCTGGACCTGCGCAGCGCGCGCTTCTGCACGCACGATCGAGGCGAGGCATCGGCGACCTGCCGCACCGTCACGCGGCAAGAACTCACCGGCGACGCGCACGCCGATCTGACCGGCGCGCTGGCGCCGGCATAA